The Magnolia sinica isolate HGM2019 chromosome 9, MsV1, whole genome shotgun sequence genome contains a region encoding:
- the LOC131256982 gene encoding probable WRKY transcription factor 40: protein MLSAMYSDYEILEAHLKRKRTHKEGSTSMVPSHDSRQRQMTGPIAPPTVTDDGDADLVHNLKVESERLSKENERLNCMLSTMYSNCEILEAYLKRKRAHEVGSIAMVPSHESSQRQMTGPIAPPLRPKVGHVFVRTDARDAGLTVKDGYQWKKYGQKITKYNPSPRAYFRCATDPSCPVKRKVQRCAEDKSVIMVTYEGEHNHSLLGGTHDYKASSPCSASVNPLCPSVTVDLSDTNPKITTIHQNFNDSSMEEYVASLTRDPNFIAALAIVVARSIISHPNPA from the exons ATGCTTTCCGCCATGTACAGTGACTACGAAATTCTTGAGGCCCACTTGAAGAGGAAGAGAACCCACAAGGAGGGAAGTACTTCCATGGTGCCGAGCCACGACTCGAGACAAAGACAGATGACCGGACCCATTGCACCACCAACGGTAACTGATGATGGCGACGCTGACTTG GTGCACAATCTAAAAGTTGAGTCAGAACGTTTAAGCAAAGAGAATGAACGGCTAAACTGTATGCTTTCCACCATGTACAGTAACTGCGAAATTCTTGAGGCTTATTTGAAGAGGAAGAGAGCCCATGAAGTGGGAAGTATTGCCATGGTCCCAAGCCATGAGTCAAGCCAAAGACAGATGACTGGACCCATTGCACCACCTTTGCGACCAAAGGTGGGACATGTCTTTGTTAGAACTGATGCACGTGATGCTGGTTTG ACAGTGAAGGATGGGTACCAATGGAAGAAATACGGACAGAAGATCACGAAATACAATCCATCACCCCGAGCTTATTTTAGATGTGCTACAGATCCTTCATGCCCCGTCAAGAGGAAG GTGCAAAGATGCGCGGAAGATAAGTCAGTCATCATGGTCACATATGAAGGAGAGCACAACCATAGTCtacttggtgggacccatgacTACAAGGCCAGTTCACCCTGTTCAGCTTCAGTTAATCCTCTTTGTCCATCCGTCACTGTTGATCTAAGTGACACCAATCCAAAAATCACAACCATCCATCAAAACTTTAATGATAGTAGTATGGAAGAATATGTGGCTTCCTTGACTAGGGACCCCAACTTCATTGCAGCATTAGCAATTGTAGTTGCACGCTCTATCATCAGCCATCCTAATCCGGCCTAG